Within Dictyostelium discoideum AX4 chromosome 4 chromosome, whole genome shotgun sequence, the genomic segment GTGTATTTCTCTTGATTGACAGAACTACCTTGAGTGATTAATCTAGATTTAACAACATGGAATGGATAACCAACCAATTGACCACAAACACTACTAGTTGAAGCACAAACTAATAATTGTCCAGCTGTTGGGAATTCATTACCTGTCATTTTAATAACTTTATGTTTAAGGAATTCATAGACCATCATGTTGACGCCCGAATGGGGAATGGTTGCTGTAATTGAGGCACCTAAACCTCTATAGAATGGTCTAATTGATTTCTCTGAAATTGcaatctttttaaaacaatcGAAAATACCATTATAGGTTCCTGCTATCTCTGCTGATAATCTTAATCTTACAACTTCAAGTGGAAATAATGTTGTATGAGAAACAACACCTGCAACTGAACCGCTAATAAATCTTTGTGCTGATGTTAGTTCACAATCATTTTCTgcaaataatttctttacatATTCATATGTACCAAATTTAACTGCACTCTCTGGACtaactttaataatatttgccAAGTTacctctattttttttaattatttattaattaaattaatttatatattttttttttttccacattttaaatatattcaaaaaaaaaaaaatactaaccTAAAGAAACCTTTAATTCCACCATCTTTATAACATGCTTTAAAAgctgaaattaaagaaattggttTACCATGATTTAATTGACACATAATTTTAACTCTTTCTAATGGTGCAGTTGATGTACGACTTGCAAAACCTGCAACTGAACCAgctattttttaattttattttattttttttttttaaaaaaatttatataaattaatatcactttttattttattatttattattttttagtatttcaaaaattttaaaaaatatttacctAACATAtacttttcatttttcaattatttaaattttattaaaaaaaaaaaatattaatattaatttatttaatttatttttttatttttaatttataattacagTAATCGTATTTCTTAATGATGAagctttttcttttttttcaaccaTTGGTGGAATGAAACCACCATTATCAAAACCTGCATCTAAAATTTGAGAATCTTtccaaaatgaaattattaattgaagatttgaatttggtaataaaaccaataattCTCTCCATTCATTAAAATCGATTTGATTATCACGATTTTTATCAATACGATGGAATAATctaattaattcttgttcACTATAGAGTGGaatatttaactttttaattgattcttcaATTTCATGGATATCCAATGTTCCAGATTTGTTTGTATCTAATTCTTCaaatacaatttttaatttctttatattttcaattgtaaaaTCTTCAAATTCCTTAAAACTAACTGATccatctttatctttatcaacATTTGTTAAAAAACTTTCAATATCTTTCTCGGAGGATGGAAttcttaatttaaaaaaaccttctttaatttcttcccttgttaatttaccattattgTCTTTATCTAAAGagtcaaataattttttaacaaattctttatcattttcatttaataccatcttttttttattttaaaaaataaataaatgattaaaagttttttttttttttttttttttttttttttttttttttcaaaaggagatatttatcaaaaaaaaaaataatcaaaaaaaaaaaaattaataaaaaaaaattaaattaaaaaaaagcgATCACTttagattttatttgaaatctaaccaatttttttattttattttttttttaattttttttatttttttttaaaattaaataacaattttttcaactttaaaataaataatgattaaaaaataaacatctGCCATCTGAATAATTTaatccaaaataaaaataaaaaaaaattacaaaactttgaaaaaaaaagtattttattacatttttaatgttttatcactaaaaataaccaaaaatttttttttttttttgtgttcatttaacaaattaatttaggAATTCAATACAACATTATTGTTGTGTACTAACTAAAAAGATTAATtgttttgtattattttaatttatcatctttaatatcttaaataaatttaaactattattacaactattattatcatctctACCACCTTAGCTATTAGTATCTCTACTATTTTCTATTCAATACCACTACCAATACTATTtccatcaattgaatttaaacttgttgaatttgttgatgcTGCTGATGTTTGTTTGTGTGTGTTTTAGAATGAGAATTTACGCGATAGGGGTGTAGTTTTGTTCTTTCGGTACACACCAATACAGAGACTATTCAAGGTCACCCTTGTTTGAACCACTGAAGTCATTGATGTCAACACTAATTGAACCACTGTATTCATTGATATCACTACTAAATGAATCACTCTAGTCAATGATGTCAACACTAATTGAGCCACTGTATTCAGTGATATCACCACTAATTGAATCGCTTAATTCACCAATGCTATTAATCGAATCAGTATAATTATTGTTGTCACTACCAATTGAATCACTGGATTTACCAATACTATTAGTTGAATCACTGAGGTCATTAGCGTCTCTACTTATCGAATCACCGGAttcaacaataatattaattgaatgaCTGAGGTCATTGGCGTCACTACTAATTGAATCACTTGATTTACCAATactattaattgaatcaccTGATTCACCAATACCGCTAATTGAACCACCAAATTCATTGATATCACCACTAATTGAATATTTCTAAGAGTTGTCACATATAAACATTTAGCGCTGTGTGAATGTACATAGTCTTCTCATGATTACATGATATTATGATACTATGGTTGAAAAGTTGGATTTGATAAATGTAAATCGAATTGAAActtgtttatttaaacttGGTTGGATTTACAGCTGATAAATACACTTTTAAACCACTACttccaccactaccactactattattattactattactactattttcTCTATTCAATACCACTACAAATATTACTAATATACTATATGGTGATGAAATCGATGTTTGAGGGGTTTacctattaataaaataaagaaaaataccaaaataaaatttaatattttataattctctaaatcattaaattatttattttcaatgtataaaataataataacaataatctCTCAATCCTTTATATCCTTTTagaatatatataataaaataaaaataaaaataaattcaaggTGTTTAAATAAGTTAAAAAATATGATTTATTATACATgctataattaatatatggTTTAAACCATTTGTGGTACTctttccttttctttttgttctttttgttcttttaattctaaattatccataacaatataataaatatgaaaTGGAGAGAGAgagttaataaataaattaaaatataatatatatatatatatagatatATGATAATTACTTTGTTTACCTTCTTCGATAGCATCttcaattggtaattcaATCTTTGGTAATTGTGTCTCTGGTACTTTTGGATATTGTTGTGCGTTTAactaaaatttgattattattattattattattattattagtaaaatataatataaattaaaataaaataaaaataaaaaaccataCTTGTTTTTCCATTTCATccaattcatttaataaatcatcttcctcttctttaCTGAATTTACCACTTAATGCTTCAGATATATCATTTTGGTATTGAATTGCTTCAGCTGTTTCTTCCATTAAGTTCTCTACATCCTCTAATGACATTTCCTTTTGAATCTCTTTGAGTGATTCATTACCTTGTTTCAAAGATTCAAAGATTCTAACCTGTATTTCTGCTTGTTCTACATTTGCTATAAGTTCTTctatattttgtaaatttgcAAATGATTCATCTAACATTTTCTCTtgatatttctttttctttaatgcTAATAATGCTTGATTCTTTTTACCCGCTTTAGAACATTCTTTAGCTATTGCTATCTCTCTTTGAATAATTacatttaactttttttttttttataattaataatagaattaataataataatagaaataatagaaataataataataataataaatacaatACCTGAGTttgataattctttaatttatctctttgaatttttaaattaagtaCTGCTCTATCAgttttactaattttatcCTCTTTTTCTCTTCCGCCACTGCAATGTGAAAAAAGTATTCCCATtctgtatatatatatattgtttttttttttttttaattattgttgttgtttcttatgtaaatatgtatatatatattcttatttttttaaatattaaaatattattattattattgagaACACACCACTCGAGTGTGtgtttgttttaataaattaatttaaaattttcatttttttgagtttatgattttttttttttttttttttttttttttttttttttttttttttttttaaattaaatttattttttttttattattttttttttctaaattcttTGATTAAATATCTgtcaaagattttaaaatacttgaaactaatttttcataaacaaccccattttttaatttttttttttgttgtggtgtgcaattttttaattgtacaTGATAATGTGGttgtttacttttttttttgttttttttttttatttttttaatttttttttgttttttatttgattactttttttttttttttta encodes:
- the vps20 gene encoding SNF7 family protein produces the protein MGILFSHCSGGREKEDKISKTDRAVLNLKIQRDKLKNYQTQVLEIAIAKECSKAGKKNQALLALKKKKYQEKMLDESFANLQNIEELIANVEQAEIQVRIFESLKQGNESLKEIQKEMSLEDVENLMEETAEAIQYQNDISEALSGKFSKEEEDDLLNELDEMEKQLNAQQYPKVPETQLPKIELPIEDAIEEGKQMVLNRENSSNSNNNSSGSGGSSGLKVIIISCNHEKTIGDINEFGGSISGIGESGDSINSIGKSSDSISSDANDLSHSINIIVESGDSISRDANDLSDSTNSIGKSSDSIGSDNNNYTDSINSIGELSDSISGDITEYSGSISVDIID
- the mcfC gene encoding EF-hand domain-containing protein, with the translated sequence MVLNENDKEFVKKLFDSLDKDNNGKLTREEIKEGFFKLRIPSSEKDIESFLTNVDKDKDGSVSFKEFEDFTIENIKKLKIVFEELDTNKSGTLDIHEIEESIKKLNIPLYSEQELIRLFHRIDKNRDNQIDFNEWRELLVLLPNSNLQLIISFWKDSQILDAGFDNGGFIPPMVEKKEKASSLRNTITYMLAGSVAGFASRTSTAPLERVKIMCQLNHGKPISLISAFKACYKDGGIKGFFRGNLANIIKVSPESAVKFGTYEYVKKLFAENDCELTSAQRFISGSVAGVVSHTTLFPLEVVRLRLSAEIAGTYNGIFDCFKKIAISEKSIRPFYRGLGASITATIPHSGVNMMVYEFLKHKVIKMTGNEFPTAGQLLVCASTSSVCGQLVGYPFHVVKSRLITQGSSVNQEKYTGLFDGLTKIIKKEGPIGLYKGIVPSFMKSIPSHSITFIVYEGFKKAFDVNLKEKKHH